Proteins from a single region of Tunturibacter empetritectus:
- a CDS encoding CHAT domain-containing protein has translation MSRASWGKRILAVFGVTLVVLGSTYFYLISPHHSSAPPESAEGLLDRADTLAWGNRWADAQPLYARAQHLFDAQKQHSKALYAEVSQVPPDESGSVPGKIFQLTQDLGSPAAQEAETRLRILTIRGMLETNYDAGQARSTWEEVKALALKQRHFELASRAEGEQGIAAFILGDTDTAKKQVVRAWGLSKVEHDPAATVRYASVFGAGLVQLRRYKEALTPLDQAIKIAESNPALAYPTIAVYAKIDALAGLKQYDSALALANASLSRLQGTIYEQHKAQVYISRGSINRERGEWSAAIPDYKQAVSISEKTENYRGVTDAGGLLAQAYEHTGDLTAALGAINAAIAANTHIADELYLVPRNLAIKAEITEKMGNTQEADTLYRKSVALVDEMIQHAATTNIERYLLAEMSDVYSGYFASLCAQKHYNEALQMLEKVRGRIETEALEHHTSQPVHAPTPEERELTDLNVALINTDDPARREALTSAIYNTELRISPSALTQQTIAHPVRLSELQRSLSANALLIEYVLAEPNSYAFAITRETVTPYQLPSKSVIEADANRYRKEIHDQKEDRALAQHLFSELIEPIKQYSEKADLVIIPDGSLHLLPFSALADNTAYVLKTHTVDVAPSSTVYELLSRRSESREAVAMPYIGVAAWTQPADTRNPVLRAINGPQRSQLIPLPDSKKEVETIAGDLPHPSTILLGADATESRFKQVSMESTEVVHLALHGYADLDYPDRSALVFAPEQTTSAEDGLLQVREIRGLHLKAKLVTLSACNTGVGPVGQTGVANLVNAFIEAGADSVVSTLWELEDHTTEHLMAQFYSQLANHQRKVDALRAAQMELLDKGVPPYYWASFQVVGDPNGTL, from the coding sequence ATGTCGCGAGCCAGTTGGGGCAAAAGGATTCTTGCAGTTTTCGGTGTCACACTCGTAGTCCTTGGAAGCACTTACTTTTACCTGATTTCACCGCACCACAGCTCCGCTCCCCCTGAGTCAGCGGAAGGCTTGCTCGACAGGGCCGATACCTTAGCGTGGGGGAATCGCTGGGCAGATGCACAGCCTTTGTACGCGAGAGCGCAGCATCTGTTCGACGCTCAAAAGCAACACTCCAAAGCGCTGTATGCCGAAGTGAGCCAGGTCCCACCAGACGAATCGGGTAGTGTTCCGGGCAAAATCTTCCAACTGACCCAAGACCTGGGAAGCCCTGCAGCTCAAGAGGCCGAAACCAGACTCCGTATTCTCACAATCCGGGGAATGCTGGAGACGAATTACGACGCGGGACAGGCACGGTCTACATGGGAGGAAGTAAAGGCGCTTGCATTGAAGCAACGCCATTTCGAACTTGCCTCACGAGCTGAAGGTGAGCAGGGCATCGCCGCTTTTATCCTTGGCGACACCGATACAGCGAAGAAGCAGGTTGTGCGAGCGTGGGGACTTTCAAAAGTCGAACACGATCCCGCCGCGACCGTCCGCTATGCAAGCGTATTCGGAGCTGGACTTGTGCAGCTTCGTCGCTATAAAGAGGCTCTTACTCCGCTCGATCAGGCAATCAAGATTGCAGAGTCGAATCCAGCTCTCGCATACCCAACGATAGCGGTTTACGCGAAGATCGACGCGCTCGCGGGATTGAAACAGTACGATTCAGCCTTGGCTCTTGCCAACGCATCTCTCTCGCGGCTTCAGGGAACCATTTACGAACAGCATAAGGCGCAAGTTTACATCTCTCGTGGCTCCATCAACCGAGAGCGAGGAGAGTGGAGCGCTGCTATCCCGGATTACAAGCAAGCAGTCTCGATTTCAGAAAAAACCGAGAACTATCGCGGGGTAACGGATGCAGGAGGGTTGCTTGCTCAAGCCTACGAGCACACCGGCGACCTTACCGCAGCTTTGGGCGCGATCAACGCAGCCATTGCAGCGAACACCCACATTGCCGACGAGCTTTACCTAGTTCCGCGCAATCTCGCAATCAAGGCTGAGATTACTGAGAAGATGGGCAACACCCAGGAAGCAGACACTCTTTATCGAAAGAGTGTCGCCCTGGTCGATGAAATGATCCAGCACGCCGCGACAACGAACATTGAACGATACTTACTTGCGGAGATGAGCGATGTTTACTCGGGCTACTTCGCTTCTCTTTGCGCTCAAAAGCACTACAACGAAGCATTACAGATGCTAGAGAAAGTGCGTGGCCGTATCGAAACAGAGGCACTTGAACACCACACGAGCCAACCCGTTCACGCGCCCACGCCGGAAGAAAGGGAACTGACGGATCTAAACGTCGCCCTTATCAACACCGACGACCCCGCTAGAAGGGAAGCGCTCACGAGCGCGATATACAACACTGAGCTGCGGATCAGCCCCAGCGCGCTAACGCAGCAGACCATCGCGCATCCAGTTCGTTTGTCGGAGTTGCAGCGCAGCCTATCGGCAAACGCCCTACTGATCGAATACGTGCTTGCAGAACCCAACTCCTATGCTTTCGCCATCACACGCGAGACTGTGACGCCTTACCAGTTGCCTTCCAAGAGCGTGATTGAAGCAGACGCCAACCGCTACAGGAAGGAAATTCACGATCAGAAGGAAGATCGAGCTCTCGCACAGCATCTCTTTTCGGAACTAATAGAGCCAATCAAGCAGTACAGCGAAAAAGCAGACCTTGTGATTATTCCCGATGGCTCACTTCATCTTCTGCCATTTTCGGCGCTTGCTGATAACACCGCTTACGTCCTCAAGACCCATACTGTCGATGTGGCACCTTCGTCCACGGTCTACGAGCTGCTATCGAGACGCAGCGAAAGCAGGGAAGCGGTTGCCATGCCGTACATCGGAGTCGCTGCATGGACTCAACCTGCCGACACCCGGAATCCGGTTCTAAGAGCTATAAACGGACCTCAACGCAGCCAGCTTATACCGCTCCCAGACAGCAAGAAAGAAGTGGAAACAATTGCGGGCGACCTGCCACATCCAAGCACGATCCTCTTAGGAGCAGACGCGACGGAATCGCGTTTCAAGCAAGTCTCGATGGAGAGTACGGAGGTTGTACATCTTGCTCTTCATGGGTATGCCGACCTAGACTATCCCGACCGATCAGCGTTGGTATTCGCGCCGGAACAAACAACCAGCGCAGAGGATGGCTTGTTGCAAGTGCGCGAAATCCGCGGCCTCCATCTGAAAGCGAAATTGGTCACTCTCTCAGCCTGCAATACCGGTGTCGGGCCGGTTGGACAAACGGGTGTAGCAAACCTTGTGAACGCCTTTATCGAGGCAGGAGCCGATTCCGTTGTGTCCACGCTTTGGGAGCTGGAGGACCACACCACCGAACACCTGATGGCGCAGTTCTACTCACA
- a CDS encoding replication initiator protein A, translating into MSKSVAHKTERSAPLLPVAVDPDLVRFEKNLLSIGFFGANDSRDKNRTSRRIEQVVFRNGHKVKVAAEFRGSEQLGLPSTTDRDKFIALLKILSEERVKTGQIANPIRFSGYRMIQELGLSRNGEIYEEIVRWGKRMTDTTITSEKVVYRAAKKVYSDEVLHVFRSFKRTGESNLNGTDRQEHYEVMLEEWLIENLNQRYVIPEDFNAYKMLTRPTAKGIFGNLHLWFHASQGRQVEKDYAELCNLLNVQVYPHLSKIKSTMGLALNELVNIKYLDKWDVQPMSSKDGYKIVLAPGPALMRVLRESYPEQQELPAGKSEASKLPSSPEDEAIQLLKRHGILPAKCLALVERFGADLVCDTVEYLESQMNSGKRNGVENPAGLIIYSLEKDLPVPAGFISSRRREVMRQAAERDRAKEEARQALEAAYMRWVDGKRQEALAERYSGDELEAKLSEVIKKNSKGDTFFRRVPPAQHRNLALQLIMKEIRDGLVLPSFEEWKSQNGQIDLFQAN; encoded by the coding sequence ATGTCAAAATCAGTGGCCCACAAAACGGAACGTTCAGCACCGTTGTTGCCTGTTGCTGTTGATCCTGATTTGGTTCGTTTCGAAAAGAATCTCCTGTCTATCGGATTCTTTGGCGCCAATGACTCACGCGACAAGAATCGCACATCACGGCGCATCGAGCAGGTCGTTTTCCGAAATGGGCACAAAGTCAAAGTTGCGGCTGAATTCCGCGGCTCGGAGCAGCTCGGACTTCCTTCTACGACAGATCGAGACAAGTTCATTGCTTTGCTGAAGATACTCAGTGAAGAGCGCGTCAAAACTGGCCAGATTGCGAATCCAATCCGCTTTAGCGGCTATCGCATGATTCAGGAACTCGGCCTGTCTCGCAACGGAGAAATCTACGAAGAGATTGTGCGCTGGGGTAAGCGCATGACCGATACCACGATTACTTCGGAAAAGGTGGTCTATCGCGCTGCGAAGAAGGTCTACTCGGATGAAGTGCTGCACGTTTTCCGCTCGTTTAAGCGGACCGGGGAGAGCAATCTCAACGGAACGGATAGGCAGGAACATTACGAGGTGATGCTCGAAGAGTGGTTGATCGAGAACCTCAATCAGCGGTACGTCATCCCCGAAGATTTCAATGCGTACAAGATGCTCACGCGGCCGACTGCGAAGGGTATCTTTGGCAACCTGCATCTCTGGTTTCATGCTAGCCAGGGGAGGCAGGTCGAAAAAGACTATGCCGAGCTGTGCAATCTGCTCAACGTGCAGGTCTACCCTCATCTGTCGAAGATTAAATCAACCATGGGTCTCGCACTGAATGAGCTCGTGAACATCAAGTACCTCGACAAATGGGACGTGCAGCCCATGTCCAGCAAAGATGGGTACAAAATCGTACTTGCGCCTGGTCCTGCATTGATGCGCGTTCTACGTGAGTCATATCCGGAGCAGCAAGAATTGCCAGCCGGGAAATCAGAAGCGTCGAAGCTTCCCTCCTCTCCGGAAGATGAGGCAATCCAGCTCTTGAAGAGACACGGCATCTTGCCCGCGAAGTGCTTGGCGTTAGTCGAGCGCTTCGGCGCTGACTTGGTCTGCGATACGGTCGAGTACCTCGAATCGCAGATGAATTCTGGTAAACGAAACGGCGTCGAGAACCCTGCCGGACTTATCATCTACTCGCTGGAGAAAGATCTTCCCGTCCCTGCTGGGTTCATCAGCAGCCGCCGACGCGAAGTGATGCGGCAAGCCGCTGAACGCGATCGTGCTAAGGAAGAGGCCCGACAGGCTTTGGAAGCGGCCTACATGCGCTGGGTAGACGGCAAGCGTCAAGAAGCATTGGCCGAGCGCTATTCAGGCGACGAACTCGAAGCTAAACTCTCCGAAGTCATCAAGAAAAACAGCAAAGGCGACACGTTCTTCCGGCGCGTACCTCCTGCCCAGCATCGGAACCTCGCCCTGCAGCTCATCATGAAAGAGATCCGCGACGGTCTCGTTCTTCCCTCTTTCGAGGAATGGAAGTCGCAAAACGGACAAATTGACCTCTTCCAAGCAAACTGA
- a CDS encoding ParA family protein, protein MPVIAVSNPKGGAGKSTTTLLLATYLAQSGASVCVLDADPNQPIMDWKTNGLSKTTLKVIGGIKESNLMEVLDAQNDQFVFIDLEGTASVLVSRSIAMSDFVIIPVQASAVDVRQAGKAIRAVKDEEKVAQRSNMLRKIPYRVLMTRTPAPGAPVSSVQRQLESELVDAKVPRFRTSLAERLAYKAIFVERLTLSELGEHKVGNLEAAYQNIHELVEELVETLRELDRKRYPNEQ, encoded by the coding sequence ATGCCTGTAATTGCTGTTTCAAATCCGAAGGGCGGGGCCGGGAAGAGCACTACAACACTACTGCTTGCAACTTATCTCGCTCAAAGCGGAGCGTCGGTGTGTGTTCTCGATGCAGATCCGAATCAACCGATCATGGATTGGAAGACGAACGGGCTGTCGAAAACTACTTTGAAGGTCATCGGTGGTATCAAAGAGTCGAACCTAATGGAGGTACTCGACGCGCAAAATGATCAATTCGTTTTCATAGACCTAGAGGGAACCGCCAGTGTCCTTGTATCCCGTTCGATCGCTATGTCGGATTTCGTAATTATTCCGGTACAGGCCAGTGCCGTCGACGTGAGACAAGCAGGCAAGGCGATCCGGGCCGTAAAAGATGAGGAGAAGGTAGCTCAACGATCAAATATGTTGCGCAAGATTCCTTACCGAGTGCTGATGACGCGCACTCCTGCGCCTGGTGCTCCGGTGTCATCCGTTCAACGCCAATTGGAGTCTGAATTGGTGGACGCGAAGGTGCCTCGATTCCGTACGAGCCTTGCGGAACGTCTCGCGTACAAGGCGATTTTCGTTGAAAGGCTTACTCTTTCGGAGCTGGGTGAGCATAAGGTCGGCAATCTCGAAGCTGCCTATCAAAATATTCATGAGTTGGTAGAGGAATTGGTCGAGACTCTCCGCGAGCTAGATAGAAAGAGGTATCCAAATGAGCAGTAA
- a CDS encoding tyrosine-type recombinase/integrase, with amino-acid sequence MVLDSVPSPNSRRNYAKALDDLFALSAGRPLTRALFMEFRASMEGLSPSTVNVRLSAVRKLVAEARRNGMIGVEDAASLSEVPNIRQKGTRLGNWLTREQAKELLAVPDRSTLKGKRDYVILGLLVGCALRRQELATLDVETIQLREGRWVLVDLEGKGRRIRTVAVPVWVKQGINAWMTAAGIEDGRLLRSISKGGKVGESLSDWAVWSVVEQSAKEIGIERFGAHDLRRTCAKLCRKSGGDLEQIKFLLGHSSIQTTERYLGSEQDIAIAVNDSLGL; translated from the coding sequence ATGGTGCTTGACTCCGTACCATCCCCAAATTCCCGCCGAAATTACGCCAAGGCCCTCGATGACCTCTTTGCGCTCTCGGCTGGGCGGCCACTCACCCGCGCGCTATTTATGGAGTTCCGGGCCTCGATGGAAGGCTTGTCACCGTCCACCGTCAACGTCCGGCTCTCGGCGGTCCGGAAGCTGGTCGCGGAGGCGCGGCGAAACGGCATGATCGGAGTCGAGGATGCGGCGAGCCTCTCGGAGGTCCCGAACATACGGCAGAAGGGAACCCGGCTGGGGAACTGGCTGACGCGGGAACAGGCGAAGGAGCTGCTGGCCGTTCCCGATCGCTCGACGCTGAAAGGCAAGCGGGATTACGTGATTCTGGGGCTGCTGGTTGGCTGTGCGCTTCGCCGGCAGGAGCTGGCCACCCTCGACGTGGAGACAATCCAGCTACGGGAAGGCCGCTGGGTCCTGGTCGATCTCGAAGGGAAGGGAAGGCGCATTCGCACGGTTGCGGTCCCGGTCTGGGTTAAACAGGGAATCAACGCCTGGATGACCGCTGCCGGCATCGAGGATGGTCGACTGCTGCGGTCCATCTCGAAGGGCGGCAAGGTCGGCGAGAGCCTGAGCGACTGGGCGGTTTGGTCCGTAGTCGAGCAATCGGCGAAGGAGATTGGCATCGAGCGGTTCGGAGCCCACGACCTGCGCCGCACCTGCGCCAAGCTCTGCAGAAAGTCGGGCGGCGACCTCGAACAGATCAAGTTTCTGCTGGGGCACTCTTCCATTCAGACGACAGAACGCTATCTGGGGTCAGAGCAAGATATTGCGATCGCGGTGAACGATTCATTAGGCCTATAA
- a CDS encoding PDDEXK nuclease domain-containing protein, producing the protein MAKAELEVKPDESPDLLNEIRSLIEEARRQTAAAVNFGLTALYWRIGNRILREVLGNERASYGEQIVATLSRQLVSEFGRGFADKNLRRMMQFAEVFPDEEIVATLSRQLSWSHIKELLPLVRPHQREFYAEMCRIEGWSVRTLRERVDSMLYERTALSKQPDELVQQELAVLRSRGDVSPSMLLKDPYILDFLGLSDRFLERDLEDAILRELETFLLELGSGFSFVARQKRIQLDGEDFYIDLLFYNRKLKRLIIVELKQGSFKPEYKGQMELYLRWLAKNETEPGEQSPMGIILCAGKNTEQIELLELGSAGIHVAEYLTVLPPPEVLREKLHRAIETARMRIETDS; encoded by the coding sequence ATGGCAAAAGCAGAGCTGGAAGTGAAACCGGACGAATCTCCAGACCTCCTGAACGAGATCCGGAGTTTAATTGAAGAGGCTCGTCGGCAGACTGCTGCAGCGGTCAACTTTGGACTCACTGCGCTCTATTGGAGGATCGGGAACCGAATCCTGCGGGAAGTCCTTGGAAATGAACGGGCTAGCTACGGGGAGCAAATTGTCGCTACACTGTCGCGACAATTGGTGAGTGAGTTTGGCAGAGGCTTCGCAGACAAAAATCTGCGGAGGATGATGCAGTTTGCCGAGGTGTTCCCGGACGAAGAGATTGTCGCTACGCTGTCGCGACAATTGAGTTGGTCGCACATTAAAGAGCTGTTGCCCCTGGTGCGTCCCCATCAGCGGGAGTTCTACGCTGAGATGTGCCGAATCGAGGGCTGGAGCGTGAGAACGCTTCGCGAACGGGTTGACTCGATGCTCTATGAGCGCACTGCGCTATCGAAGCAGCCCGACGAGCTCGTGCAGCAGGAATTAGCAGTTCTTCGCAGCCGCGGCGATGTGTCGCCGTCCATGTTGCTGAAAGATCCGTACATTCTGGACTTCCTGGGACTCTCCGACCGATTTCTAGAACGCGACCTTGAAGACGCTATTCTGCGCGAACTGGAGACGTTTCTTCTTGAATTGGGTTCGGGGTTTTCATTTGTAGCTCGCCAGAAGCGCATTCAGCTCGATGGAGAAGATTTCTACATTGATCTTCTTTTCTACAACCGCAAATTGAAGCGATTGATTATTGTGGAGTTGAAGCAGGGAAGCTTCAAGCCTGAATACAAGGGGCAGATGGAGCTTTATCTTCGTTGGCTCGCAAAGAATGAAACAGAGCCAGGCGAGCAGAGCCCGATGGGTATAATTCTGTGCGCCGGGAAGAACACCGAGCAGATTGAGCTGCTGGAACTTGGGTCCGCAGGCATCCACGTCGCTGAATACCTCACGGTTCTGCCGCCCCCAGAGGTTCTTCGGGAGAAGTTGCACAGAGCTATCGAAACAGCGCGAATGAGGATTGAGACAGACTCATAA
- a CDS encoding TolC family protein translates to MKVALYWTAALVMATGASAYAQEMTGMPTSLATLISEAQSSNTQISAADHARKAATHVAQQVTTLPDPQFTVQSYSVGSPKPFAGFSNSDFAYIGFGASQELPYAGKLRLKGEVANRDADMQQTQVDLLRSSITDQVKALYLRLAYLGATLSILSRNDAVLKPMIETGLSRYSLGQGSQAEVLKAQIEHTKILREVTMHHQEMGQLQASLKQLLHRSQSSPDIIPEPLSLTPLQRSAEELQNLILANNPAVSVNTADVHKQDAQLKSAQRESKPDFNVSYMFQQTGGGYRDYYMLTVSLRLPRRKRVEAGVAEAAESLERSKQELDSQVQQQLAEVKKQYIAVTNTAELVTEYQDGLLPQARAAFQAEQTTYQSGKQAFAPVLSSLLDVLTFEHDYQQALLDHETAIARLETLTGAQLR, encoded by the coding sequence ATGAAGGTGGCCTTGTATTGGACCGCCGCATTGGTGATGGCGACCGGCGCTTCTGCGTACGCGCAGGAGATGACCGGAATGCCAACGTCACTTGCTACGTTGATTTCAGAAGCACAGTCGAGCAATACCCAAATCTCGGCCGCAGATCACGCCCGGAAGGCTGCGACACACGTCGCTCAACAGGTGACAACACTTCCCGACCCGCAGTTCACGGTTCAGTCGTACAGTGTCGGGAGCCCCAAACCCTTCGCGGGCTTCAGCAACAGCGACTTCGCGTACATCGGATTTGGGGCATCGCAGGAACTTCCTTATGCCGGGAAGCTCCGGCTCAAGGGTGAGGTAGCCAACCGTGATGCGGATATGCAGCAGACGCAAGTAGACCTTCTGCGTTCGTCGATCACGGATCAGGTTAAGGCTCTCTACCTACGGCTCGCCTATCTTGGTGCAACCCTCTCGATTCTCAGTCGGAACGACGCTGTCCTCAAGCCGATGATTGAGACAGGCTTGTCCCGGTACAGTCTCGGACAAGGCAGCCAGGCCGAGGTGCTGAAAGCGCAGATCGAGCATACGAAGATCCTGCGTGAAGTGACCATGCACCATCAGGAGATGGGACAGCTTCAAGCCAGCCTCAAGCAACTCCTGCATCGGTCACAGTCCTCCCCGGACATCATTCCAGAGCCGCTTTCCCTGACTCCGCTGCAGCGGAGCGCCGAGGAATTGCAAAACCTCATTCTTGCTAATAACCCGGCTGTCTCGGTTAATACAGCGGATGTCCATAAGCAGGATGCCCAACTGAAGTCGGCGCAGCGCGAGAGCAAGCCAGACTTCAATGTCAGCTATATGTTTCAACAGACGGGCGGTGGCTATCGCGACTACTACATGCTGACGGTCAGTCTGCGGTTGCCTCGGCGCAAGCGGGTCGAGGCGGGTGTGGCGGAAGCTGCGGAATCTCTGGAGCGATCCAAACAGGAGCTCGACTCGCAAGTGCAGCAGCAACTCGCAGAGGTAAAGAAGCAATACATCGCCGTGACGAACACTGCCGAGCTAGTGACCGAGTATCAGGACGGCCTTCTACCTCAGGCACGGGCTGCATTTCAGGCCGAGCAGACGACCTATCAATCCGGCAAACAAGCCTTCGCGCCGGTGCTGTCCTCTCTGCTCGATGTCCTGACTTTTGAACATGACTATCAACAGGCGCTGCTCGACCACGAGACCGCCATTGCACGTCTTGAGACTCTGACGGGAGCGCAACTCCGATGA
- a CDS encoding efflux RND transporter periplasmic adaptor subunit — protein sequence MSKDASMSAAKIEAPLVPVQLTNEQMNSIGIKTGTVEYKLLSDEIRATGTVDVDERLQSSVQVRFSGYIRKVFANATYQYVRKGDPLFTIYSPDLVATQEEYLLARRNQTVLKGSSIDGVATGASSLTTAAEQRLRQWDIPNSEIVKLQETGKAVTELTINSPASGYILERVALPNMYVEPATKLYTLADFSRVWVNAQVFQNDVGRLKRGDSSSITVDAYPGRTFQGRVEEVLPQVDMTTRTVKVRLSVNNPAVTLKPGMFVNVDLKSALGRQLVVPTSAVFQTGLRQVVFVDHGSGSIEPKDVSLGARVGDDFIILKGLSAHQQIVTSANFLLDSESQLQAAASSYTPPAPGAGQQTPNPSAAPQAVVAIDFTTDPNPAHKGSNVFHVKLTGANGQRVAGAQVAVTFFMAAMPAMGMGAMNTTTHLIQTSPGLYDGTGVLESGGTWQVTVIVKQNGQTIGTKQLRVNAEGGM from the coding sequence ATGAGCAAAGATGCGTCCATGTCAGCGGCGAAGATAGAGGCTCCGCTGGTGCCCGTGCAACTGACCAATGAACAGATGAACAGCATTGGCATAAAAACCGGAACCGTCGAATACAAGCTATTGAGTGACGAGATACGAGCAACCGGCACCGTGGATGTGGACGAGCGCCTTCAGTCGTCCGTGCAAGTTCGGTTCTCGGGCTATATCCGCAAAGTCTTTGCGAACGCAACGTACCAGTACGTCCGCAAGGGTGATCCACTCTTCACAATTTACAGCCCTGATCTGGTAGCGACGCAGGAAGAGTATCTCCTTGCCCGTCGAAATCAGACTGTTCTCAAGGGCAGTTCCATTGATGGAGTCGCTACCGGCGCGTCATCCCTGACCACAGCGGCAGAGCAACGGCTACGCCAGTGGGACATCCCGAACAGCGAGATCGTCAAACTCCAGGAGACGGGTAAGGCTGTGACCGAGCTAACCATCAACTCCCCTGCATCCGGTTACATCCTGGAACGCGTGGCGCTCCCCAATATGTATGTCGAGCCCGCGACGAAACTCTACACGCTCGCCGATTTCTCTCGTGTCTGGGTAAACGCGCAGGTCTTTCAGAATGACGTAGGCAGGCTGAAGCGCGGCGATAGCTCCTCGATCACGGTCGATGCCTATCCGGGACGCACCTTTCAGGGCCGTGTCGAGGAAGTCCTGCCGCAGGTCGATATGACGACGCGCACCGTCAAGGTGCGGCTGTCGGTCAATAATCCCGCCGTCACCCTCAAGCCGGGGATGTTCGTCAATGTCGATCTAAAGTCGGCGTTGGGGAGGCAACTCGTCGTCCCTACTTCGGCGGTCTTCCAGACGGGTCTCCGTCAGGTGGTCTTTGTCGATCACGGAAGCGGCAGTATCGAACCAAAGGATGTCAGTCTCGGTGCGAGGGTTGGGGATGACTTTATCATTCTGAAGGGACTGTCAGCTCATCAGCAGATTGTGACTTCGGCGAACTTTCTGCTGGACTCCGAGAGCCAGTTGCAAGCTGCGGCTAGTTCGTACACTCCTCCAGCTCCTGGAGCGGGGCAGCAAACCCCGAACCCATCAGCAGCACCTCAAGCTGTGGTCGCGATTGATTTCACAACCGACCCAAATCCGGCGCATAAAGGATCGAACGTCTTCCACGTCAAGCTGACCGGAGCGAACGGGCAGCGTGTCGCCGGAGCGCAAGTTGCGGTCACGTTCTTCATGGCGGCGATGCCGGCAATGGGCATGGGGGCGATGAACACGACCACACACCTCATCCAGACGAGTCCGGGACTCTATGACGGTACGGGTGTGCTGGAGTCCGGTGGGACATGGCAGGTCACGGTGATAGTGAAACAGAACGGCCAAACCATTGGCACAAAGCAGTTGCGCGTCAATGCCGAAGGGGGGATGTGA